A single region of the Nicotiana sylvestris chromosome 6, ASM39365v2, whole genome shotgun sequence genome encodes:
- the LOC104250182 gene encoding large ribosomal subunit protein uL1z-like, protein MSKLQSDALREAISVIKNDCAEKKRKFTETIELQIGLKNYDPQKDKRFSGSVKLPHIPRPKMKICMLGDAQHVEEAEKIGLEYMDVESLKKLNKNKKLVKKLAKKYHAFLASESVIKQIPRLLGPGLNKAGKFPSLVSHQESLESKVNETKATIKFQLKKVLCMGVAVGNLDMEEKQIFQNVQMSVNFLVSLLKKNWQNVRCLYLKGTMGKPQRVF, encoded by the exons ATGAG TAAGCTTCAGAGCGATGCCCTTAGAGAAGCCATCTCTGTGATTAAGAATGATTGtgcagagaagaaaagaaaattcaCTGAGACTATTGAGCTCCAGATCGGGCTGAAGAACTATGATCCCCAAAAGGACAAACGTTTCAGTGGGTCCGTTAAATTGCCCCACATTCCTCGTCCTAAAATGAAGATTTGTATGCTTGGAGATGCTCAGCACGTTGAGGAG GCAGAAAAGATAGGTTTGGAGTACATGGATGTGGAAAGCTTGAAAAAgcttaacaaaaataagaaattgGTTAAGAAGCTTGCAAAGAAATACCATGCTTTCTTGGCTTCAGAGTCTGTCATCAAGCAGATTCCTCGTTTGTTGGGGCCCGGCCTGAACAAGGCGG GCAAGTTTCCGAGTCTTGTTTCACACCAAGAGTCACTTGAATCCAAGGTTAATGAGACCAAAGCTACTATCAAGTTTCAATTGAAAAAGGTGCTTTGCATGGGAGTTGCTGTTGGAAACTTGGATATGGAGGAGAAACAGATCTTCCAGAATGTGCAAATGAGTGTTAATTTTCTAGTGTCGTTGCTGAAAAAGAATTGGCAAAAT GTAAGGTGCCTGTACTTGAAGGGCACCATGGGAAAGCCACAGCGTGTCTTTTAA